The Paenibacillus sp. FSL H7-0357 nucleotide sequence GTTCCGCCAGGAGCATGGCTGAGTAGCTACGTACGGACGGGATAAGCGCTGAAAGCATCTAAGCGTGAAGCCCCCCTCAAGATGAGATTTCCCAATTAGTAAGACCCCTTGAAGACGACGAGGTAGATAGGTTGGAGGTGGAAGTGCAGCAATGCATGGAGCTGACCAATACTAATCGGTCGAGGGCTTATCCAAGAATTAAGACGCAGATTTGTTTCGGATTCAGTTTTCAGGAATTAAGGTTCCTGAAGCATTTACGCTGTAAATGCCCGTTTGGTGGCGATAGCGGAGGGGTTCCACGCGTACCCATCCCGAACACGACCGTTAAGCCCTCCAGCGCCGATGGTACTTGGACCGAAGGGTCCTGGGAGAGTAGGACGCCGCCAAGCACACAAAGCCATTGTTGAGTTTCTCAACAGTGGCTTTTTTGTTGGGTTAAAGTGCAAATGGTGGTAGTTAAAGCAATATATAGGCTAATCCCACGCCCTAAAACTACGAATGTACATATACAATAAATGGGTTCTTACAGTGATAATGTCCACTGGATACGGACTTTCGTCCAAGAATTCGCTTACCCGGTGACCGTTTTCCGATTCCCTCCTCCGATGATGTAATATTCTTGACAGGCCAAAAACCCTTTGCTAAGATGGCAATAATATATTTTTGGACAAGCATCTCAAACGTTAATTGAAGATACGGATATGTATAACTTCGCTGTTTAGTTCGGTGTCTATCGGATATGGACTTCAAACCGGAGTTTCTTCATTTATAAAGTTTGTGGGCGGTTAGAATAAAGATAATCGAGGAGGAATGACCCAGGTGTGGGAAGATAAGTTTGGTAAAGAAGGTTTGACGTTTGACGATGTGCTGTTGGTGCCGCGCAAATCCGAGGTACTGCCGAAGGAAGTGGATCTGGCCACGGTACTGAGCAAAAATGTGAAGCTGAATATCCCTCTGATGAGTGCAGGCATGGATACAGTCACAGAAGCAGCTATGGCGATTGCAATTGCCCGCGAGGGAGGCATTGGCATTATTCATAAGAATATGTCAGTGGAGCAGCAGGCTGAAGAAGTAGACCGGGTAAAGCGCTCCGAGAGCGGTGTTATTACTAATCCCTTTTCTCTAACGCCAGAACACTGGGTTTCCGACGCTGAAGTCCTGATGGGTAAATACCGTATTTCCGGAGTACCTATCGTTGATGAAAGCAACAAGCTGGTTGGGATTCTGACCAATAGAGATCTGCGTTTCATTCATGATTTTAATATTCAAATTAAAGAAGTGATGACCCATGAGAATCTGGTCACTGCTGCGGTTGGCACTACTCTCCAGGAAGCAGAAGGTATCCTTCAACGCCATAAGATCGAGAAACTGCCGCTTGTAGATGAGAACAACATTCTTAAAGGTTTGATCACGATTAAAGATATAGAAAAAGCAATTCAATTCCCGAATGGAGCAAAAGATGCTCACGGCCGTCTGCTGGTGGGTGCAGCAATTGGTATTTCCAAAGATACTTTTGAACGTACAGAGGCGTTGGTGAAAGCCGGCGTGGATCTGATTACGGTAGATTCCGCACACGGGCATCATATTAATATTATTGATGCTGTCCGCAAATTGCGTGAACTGTACCCGGATCTTACGATTGTTGCCGGTAACGTGGCAACCGGAGACGCAACCCGTGAATTGATTGAAGCTGGCGCTTCTGTAGTCAAAGTGGGTATTGGACCGGGATCAATTTGTACCACACGCGTAATTGCCGGTATCGGTGTTCCGCAAATTACGGCCATTTACGATTGTGCAACGGTTGCCCGTGAGTACGGCATTCCGATTATTGCTGACGGGGGTATCAAATATTCCGGTGAGGTTACCAAAGCGATTGCTGCGGGAGCATCTGCGGTTATGATGGGAAGCCTGTTCGCCGGAACGGAAGAAAGCCCGGGCGAATCTGAGATTTATCAGGGACGTAAATTCAAGGTATACCGCGGCATGGGCAGTATGAGCGCCATGAAGCAGGGCAGTAAAGACCGTTACTTCCAGGATGATGACAAGAAGCTTGTTCCAGAAGGTATTGAAGGTAGAGTCGCTTTCAAAGGTTCTCTCTCCGATACGGTTCATCAGCTGATCGGCGGGCTTCGTTCTGGTATGGGGTATTGTGGAACGAAGACGCTGGAGGAACTGCGCAATGATACATCTTTCATCCGGATTACAGGAGCCGGGTTGCGCGAAAGTCACCCTCATGATGTACAAATCACCAAGGAAGCTCCCAACTATTCCCTATAATTAGGCGGTTTCGATAAATTACGGACAGACAGGACTAAATTCGTCCTGTCTGTCTTTTTTTGCAGGTACCCCTGTGTTAGAATAGAACAAGCAATGGATATGAGGATCAAAAGGAGAGTAGTAATCATTGAAGCACAAGCGAAAATTTAGCAGTAAACAATTTGTGATTAAGACAGCGACAGTAGGTCTGCTTTTAAATATGTTAGCTTCTCCAGTACATTCGGTGTTCGCTGATGAAGTGAAGACACCGGCAACGACAGAAAAGGGTACTGCCGCCGGCACTACTGCGGCGAAAGCTGCAGTCAAGATTCCTAGTATAGAGTCACTGAAGCTCGAAGTGGATTCGGCAGTGTTGATCGAACCCACTACAGGCGAGGTGCTTTTGTCCCTGAATGCCGATAAGCCTCTGCCTCCGGCAAGCATGACGAAGATGATGACCGAATATCTGGTTGCAGATGCCGTGAAGAATGGCCAGATTTCCTGGGATCAGAAAGTAGTTGTTCAGGAAAATGCCTCCAAGCAGATCGGCTCGCGTATTTTTTTGGCTGAAGGCGATGAACATACGGTAAGAGAGCTATACATAGCAATGGCCGTTGGTTCTGCTAATGATGCCACCGTAGCGTTGGCTGAGCTTGTTTCGTCATCCGAGCAGGAATTTGTAGCTCTAATGAATGAAACTGCAAAGAAGATGGGAATGAAGACGGCTTACTTTATCAATTCTACCGGTCTTGACCGTGCCGATATGCCGGCTAAGTTCCAGCCCAAAGTCGATCGTGAAACCGTAATGTCAGCCATGGACGCAGCGATTCTTGCCAAATATATCGTCACGGACCACCCTGATTTCACAGAATTCACAACCATTCAGTCTTACAAGTTCCGTCAACGGGATGACAAACCGATGGTTAACTACAACTGGATGCTGGAAGCGAACAAGGATATCGCCAACTTTAAGGCATATGCTTATCCCGGCCTTGACGGGCTGAAGACAGGACATACCAACAATGCCGGCAACTGTTTCACCGGTACGGCTGTTCGCGACGGTATGCGGCTGATCAGTGTCGTTATGGGCGCCAACTCGGAAGCACACCGTTTCACGGAAACGAAGAAAGTACTTGATTTTGGCTTCAATAATTTCGAAATCAAACAGGTAGTGGCCCCTAAAGCCGTCATTGCCGGCAATGAAACAGTGCCCGTGCAAAAAGGCAAAAACAAAGATGTGTCTATCGTTACCGATGCCGGAGTTACTTTTATCGTGCCTAAAGGAACAGTTGCACCACAGATTAACACAGCGGTTGCCGTTAATGATGCAGCAACACTGGTAGCCCCGATTGCCAATGCTTCCAAAGTGGGCAAGGTTACTTACTCCTACAAGGTTGAAGGCATGTCTCAGGTTCAGGAGAAGACGGTCAATCTAATTACCGCAGAGGAAGCGGAGAAGGCTGGCTGGTTCAAGCTGCTGATGAGAGCAATAGGCGAATTTTTTAGCGATTTGTTTACAGGAATTAAGAACCTGTTCTAGGGCAGTAATGTCTGGTGCAGTGAATAATCCGAGTAAATAGGTTGTATATATAGCCGCCTTGCGGTAAAGTGGCAAGTTAGATAAGATCAATCGGGAGGCTTGAATCATGGAAACTGGAACATCGCGAGTTAAAAGAGGCATGGCAGAAATGCAAAAAGGCGGCGTCATTATGGACGTCATGAATGCAGAGCAAGCGAAAATTGCCGAGGCTGCGGGTGCAGTAGCTGTAATGGCTCTGGAACGCGTACCTTCTGATATCCGCGCAGCAGGCGGTGTAGCCCGGATGGCTGATCCTACAATCGTAGAAGAGGTTATCAAAGTGGTGAGCATTCCCGTTATGGCCAAAGCCCGTATCGGTCATTATGTAGAAGCGAAGGTTCTTGAATCTCTGGGCGTGGATTATTTGGATGAAAGCGAAGTGCTCACGCCTGCCGATGAAGTATTCCATATCAACAAACGTGAGTTTACAGTCCCTTTTGTCTGCGGAGCGAAAGATCTGGGTGAAGCGCTGCGACGTATTAATGAAGGAGCTTCGATGATCCGCACCAAGGGTGAACCGGGAACGGGCAACATTGTTGAAGCCGTGCGCCATATGCGTGTTATCAACAGCCAGATCCGCAAGGTAACCAACTTGTCCAAAGACGAGCTTTTTCACGAAGCTAAGACTTTAGGTGTTCCTTACGAGCTGCTGCTTGAAGTTCACGAGCTCGGCAAGCTGCCGGTTGTTAACTTTGCCGCAGGCGGTGTAGCTACTCCGGCTGATGCAGCCTTGATGATGCATCTGGGTGCGGATGGCGTATTCGTCGGTTCCGGTATATTCAAATCGGACAACCCCGAGAAATTCGCCCGGGCGATTGTGGAGGCAACTACTCACTTCACAGACTATAAACTGATCGCTGAAGTATCCAAGAACCTTGGCACGCCAATGAAGGGGATTGATATCGCAACTCTGACCCCGGCTGAACGTATGTCGGAGCGCGGCCGTTAATAGAGAGAAGGTT carries:
- a CDS encoding D-alanyl-D-alanine carboxypeptidase family protein gives rise to the protein MKHKRKFSSKQFVIKTATVGLLLNMLASPVHSVFADEVKTPATTEKGTAAGTTAAKAAVKIPSIESLKLEVDSAVLIEPTTGEVLLSLNADKPLPPASMTKMMTEYLVADAVKNGQISWDQKVVVQENASKQIGSRIFLAEGDEHTVRELYIAMAVGSANDATVALAELVSSSEQEFVALMNETAKKMGMKTAYFINSTGLDRADMPAKFQPKVDRETVMSAMDAAILAKYIVTDHPDFTEFTTIQSYKFRQRDDKPMVNYNWMLEANKDIANFKAYAYPGLDGLKTGHTNNAGNCFTGTAVRDGMRLISVVMGANSEAHRFTETKKVLDFGFNNFEIKQVVAPKAVIAGNETVPVQKGKNKDVSIVTDAGVTFIVPKGTVAPQINTAVAVNDAATLVAPIANASKVGKVTYSYKVEGMSQVQEKTVNLITAEEAEKAGWFKLLMRAIGEFFSDLFTGIKNLF
- the pdxS gene encoding pyridoxal 5'-phosphate synthase lyase subunit PdxS; translation: MMETGTSRVKRGMAEMQKGGVIMDVMNAEQAKIAEAAGAVAVMALERVPSDIRAAGGVARMADPTIVEEVIKVVSIPVMAKARIGHYVEAKVLESLGVDYLDESEVLTPADEVFHINKREFTVPFVCGAKDLGEALRRINEGASMIRTKGEPGTGNIVEAVRHMRVINSQIRKVTNLSKDELFHEAKTLGVPYELLLEVHELGKLPVVNFAAGGVATPADAALMMHLGADGVFVGSGIFKSDNPEKFARAIVEATTHFTDYKLIAEVSKNLGTPMKGIDIATLTPAERMSERGR
- the guaB gene encoding IMP dehydrogenase, which produces MWEDKFGKEGLTFDDVLLVPRKSEVLPKEVDLATVLSKNVKLNIPLMSAGMDTVTEAAMAIAIAREGGIGIIHKNMSVEQQAEEVDRVKRSESGVITNPFSLTPEHWVSDAEVLMGKYRISGVPIVDESNKLVGILTNRDLRFIHDFNIQIKEVMTHENLVTAAVGTTLQEAEGILQRHKIEKLPLVDENNILKGLITIKDIEKAIQFPNGAKDAHGRLLVGAAIGISKDTFERTEALVKAGVDLITVDSAHGHHINIIDAVRKLRELYPDLTIVAGNVATGDATRELIEAGASVVKVGIGPGSICTTRVIAGIGVPQITAIYDCATVAREYGIPIIADGGIKYSGEVTKAIAAGASAVMMGSLFAGTEESPGESEIYQGRKFKVYRGMGSMSAMKQGSKDRYFQDDDKKLVPEGIEGRVAFKGSLSDTVHQLIGGLRSGMGYCGTKTLEELRNDTSFIRITGAGLRESHPHDVQITKEAPNYSL